A genomic region of Balearica regulorum gibbericeps isolate bBalReg1 chromosome 8, bBalReg1.pri, whole genome shotgun sequence contains the following coding sequences:
- the LOC104636130 gene encoding beta-1,3-galactosyltransferase 2 — protein MLQWRRRHCCFAKMTWNTKRSLFRTHLIGLISLVFLFAMFLFFNHHDWLPGRAGFKENPMAYTIRGFRSTKSETNHSSLRNVWKDAVPQTLRPQTVTNSNNTDLSPQGVTGLENTLSANGSIYNEKGTGHPTLYHFKYVINEPEKCQEKAPFLILLIAAEPGQVEARQAIRQTWGNESLTPGIQIVRIFLLGLSIKINGHLQRTILQESRQYHDIIQQEYLDTYYNLTIKTLMGMNWVASYCPHVPYVMKTDSDMFVNTEYLIHKLLKPELPPRHKYFTGYLMRGYAPNRNKDSKWYMPPDLYPSERYPVFCSGTGYVFSGDLAEKIFKVSLSIRRLHLEDVYVGICLAKLRIDPMPPPNEFVFNHWRVSYSSCKYSHLITSHQFQPSELIKYWNHLQQNKHNACANAAKEKAGRYRHRKLH, from the coding sequence ATGCTTCAGTGGAGAAGACGacactgctgctttgcaaagaTGACCTGGAATACCAAGAGGTCTCTGTTCCGCACCCATCTCATTGGCCTGATCTCTCTCGTATTTCTTTTTGCtatgtttctgttctttaatcATCACGACTGgctgccaggcagggctggattCAAAGAAAATCCCATGGCTTACACTATACGAGGATTTAGATCTACAAAAAGCGAGACGAACCACAGCTCTCTAAGGAATGTGTGGAAAGACGCCGTACCTCAGACGCTCAGGCCTCAAACAGTCACCAACTCCAACAACACGGATCTGTCACCGCAAGGAGTAACTGGTTTGGAAAATACCCTCAGTGCCAATGGAAGTATTTACAACGAGAAAGGTACTGGGCATCCAACTTTGTATCATTTCAAATACGTCATCAACGAGCCTGAGAAGTGCCAGGAGAAGGCCCCTTTTCTAATACTGCTCATAGCTGCAGAGCCAGGCCAGGTGGAAGCCAGGCAAGCTATTCGACAAACTTGGGGGAACGAAAGCTTGACACCTGGCATCCAAATTGTTCGAATTTTTTTGCTGGGGTTAAGCATCAAGATAAACGGACACCTCCAGCGCACCATACTACAGGAAAGCAGACAGTACCATGACATCATTCAACAAGAATATTTAGACACCTACTATAATTTGACCATTAAAACTCTGATGGGAATGAACTGGGTTGCATCTTACTGTCCACATGTTCCATATGTTATGAAAACTGACAGTGATATGTTTGTCAATACTGAATATTTAATACACAAGCTTCTGAAACCAGAACTTCCTCCAAGgcacaaatattttacaggttATTTAATGAGAGGTTATGCACCGAATAGGAACAAGGATAGCAAGTGGTATATGCCACCTGATTTGTATCCGAGTGAACGTTATCCTGTATTCTGCTCTGGAACTGGTTATGTTTTTTCTGGAGACTTAGCagaaaaaatcttcaaagtCTCCTTAAGCATCAGACGTTTACATTTAGAGGATGTATATGTGGGGATCTGTCTTGCCAAGCTGCGAATTGACCCTATGCCTCCACCCAATGAGTTTGTCTTCAATCACTGGCGAGTTTCTTACTCCAGCTGTAAATATAGCCACCTAATTACCTCCCATCAGTTCCAACCTAGTGAACTGATCAAATACTGGAACCACTTACAACAAAATAAGCACAATGCCTGTGCCAATGCAGCgaaagaaaaagcaggcagGTATCGCCATCGTAAACTGCACTAG